The following coding sequences lie in one Kribbella sp. NBC_00709 genomic window:
- a CDS encoding Gfo/Idh/MocA family protein gives MRIALVGTENSHADHIVRLLNVDRISDAQVVALVGDDEKTRKLAAEGGITQVVPTSAELIGSVDALIATNRDGALHREHAVPFLDAGIPVWVDKPLAASTADASAILDAARRSSTPVTSYSAVRWVADADVLAAAEVGELQAVTVTGPADPDSEYSGIFFYGIHVADLAQRLAPGEPGPVEVERVGSTVVARYRSNGVLVTLQLVKPTDDGRVPFHAEIVGRTGLVSRDVQLDAEYVLPGLKVFLTMLETGQRPLDDATMLAPITVLEQL, from the coding sequence ATGCGCATCGCCTTGGTGGGAACGGAAAACAGCCACGCCGACCACATCGTTCGGCTTCTGAATGTGGACCGGATCTCGGACGCACAGGTGGTCGCGCTGGTCGGCGACGACGAGAAGACCCGCAAGCTCGCGGCCGAGGGCGGCATCACCCAGGTCGTCCCCACCTCGGCCGAACTGATCGGTTCCGTCGACGCGTTGATCGCCACCAATCGCGACGGCGCACTGCACCGCGAGCACGCCGTACCGTTCCTGGACGCGGGCATTCCGGTCTGGGTGGACAAGCCGCTCGCAGCCAGCACGGCGGATGCTTCGGCGATCCTCGACGCTGCCCGTCGGAGCAGCACGCCGGTCACGTCGTACTCCGCTGTGCGGTGGGTCGCGGACGCCGACGTACTCGCGGCCGCCGAGGTTGGCGAACTCCAGGCCGTGACGGTCACCGGGCCGGCTGATCCGGACAGCGAGTACAGCGGGATCTTCTTCTACGGCATCCATGTCGCCGACCTCGCGCAGCGGTTGGCTCCGGGCGAACCGGGGCCGGTCGAGGTCGAGCGCGTCGGGTCGACTGTGGTGGCGCGGTATCGGAGCAACGGTGTGCTGGTGACACTGCAGCTGGTCAAGCCGACGGACGACGGCCGGGTGCCGTTCCATGCTGAGATCGTCGGGCGGACCGGTCTCGTCAGTCGCGATGTGCAGCTCGATGCGGAGTACGTGCTCCCCGGTCTGAAGGTCTTCCTGACGATGCTCGAGACCGGGCAGCGACCGCTCGACGACGCGACGATGCTGGCACCGATCACCGTGCTGGAACAGCTGTGA
- a CDS encoding Gfo/Idh/MocA family protein, with product MRFALIGAGAIGTVHARLIEALGDEADLVAAVDQNLDRAGKLVEQYGGHAYATPAEAYAAEEIDAVAICLPSALHADVAIEALQAGKHVIVEKPVDITLAAADRLIDAQRSTGLTVSVISQRRFQPPVAQIRAAIDTGALGRVTSGISESAFFRPQSYYDGDDWRGTLAIDGGGALMNQGIHALDLLVWMLGRPIQVSAQTGTLAHEGIEVEDLAGASILFESGAIGLLLASTAAYPGRPVRLTIHGDQGTAVLDDDELAYFASAGATGPEAPVLDGPADWGPVELAHLAQYRDFIGAVREGRAPAVSLEAGRRSLATVLAVYESARLGRPVELKEN from the coding sequence ATGCGTTTCGCCCTGATCGGTGCCGGCGCGATCGGCACCGTGCACGCTCGCCTCATCGAAGCCCTCGGCGACGAAGCCGACCTGGTCGCGGCCGTCGACCAGAACCTCGACCGCGCCGGCAAACTCGTCGAACAGTACGGCGGGCACGCGTACGCCACACCAGCTGAGGCGTACGCCGCGGAAGAGATCGACGCCGTCGCGATCTGCCTGCCGAGCGCGCTGCACGCGGATGTCGCCATCGAAGCGTTGCAGGCCGGCAAGCACGTCATCGTCGAGAAGCCTGTGGACATCACGCTTGCCGCCGCGGACCGCCTGATCGACGCACAGCGCTCGACGGGACTCACGGTCTCGGTGATCAGCCAGCGCCGGTTCCAGCCGCCGGTCGCGCAGATCCGCGCGGCGATCGACACCGGCGCCCTCGGCCGCGTCACCTCCGGGATCTCCGAGTCGGCGTTCTTCCGGCCGCAGTCGTACTACGACGGCGACGACTGGCGCGGCACGCTCGCGATCGACGGCGGCGGCGCCTTGATGAACCAGGGCATCCACGCGCTGGATCTGCTGGTGTGGATGCTCGGCCGTCCGATCCAGGTCAGCGCGCAGACCGGGACGCTCGCCCACGAAGGTATCGAGGTCGAGGACCTGGCCGGCGCCTCGATCCTGTTCGAGAGCGGGGCGATCGGCCTCCTGCTCGCCAGCACCGCGGCGTACCCGGGCCGTCCGGTGCGGCTGACGATTCACGGCGATCAAGGTACGGCGGTGCTCGACGACGACGAGCTCGCGTACTTCGCCTCCGCGGGGGCGACAGGACCCGAGGCGCCGGTGCTGGACGGACCGGCCGACTGGGGTCCGGTCGAGCTCGCCCATCTCGCGCAGTACCGCGACTTCATCGGCGCCGTCCGCGAAGGGCGCGCCCCGGCGGTGTCGCTGGAGGCGGGGCGTCGGTCTCTCGCCACGGTGCTCGCTGTGTATGAGTCCGCCCGCTTGGGGCGCCCCGTCGAGCTGAAGGAGAACTGA
- a CDS encoding Gfo/Idh/MocA family protein produces the protein MTRIAIAGAAHPHVSYATAEVDAVDDYELVAVADPNRETAERWAGPYDAKVFTDHQQMLREVEPDVVLVAGIYGDRGQAVVDTLNAGCHVIADKPLCTTLEDLDAITEAAQRTGRHVTVLLEKRYYPVTLAALEISRQLGTIHGVTSSGPHKLNRPTRPDWFFDRKQYGGVLNDLAVHDIDAALLFTGLTSGTVSGAIVDTSYGVATLSGPGALITAGVDWMNPAGSPVHGDYRMKLVGSEGTAELLWARNRLVLTTTELAPHDVPLPAGHRPAELPLQALAAGNEPDITTSRGLLATRLALLAQQSAETGGVPLPWTTP, from the coding sequence ATGACTCGCATCGCCATCGCCGGCGCCGCCCATCCGCACGTGTCCTACGCGACCGCGGAGGTCGACGCCGTCGACGACTACGAGCTGGTCGCGGTGGCCGACCCGAACCGCGAGACCGCCGAGCGCTGGGCCGGGCCGTACGACGCCAAGGTGTTCACCGATCATCAGCAGATGCTGCGTGAGGTCGAGCCAGATGTCGTCCTGGTCGCCGGGATCTACGGCGACCGCGGTCAGGCTGTCGTCGACACTCTGAACGCCGGTTGCCACGTCATCGCCGACAAGCCGCTGTGCACGACCCTCGAAGACCTCGACGCGATCACCGAAGCCGCGCAACGCACCGGCCGCCACGTGACCGTCCTGCTGGAAAAGCGCTACTACCCCGTCACGCTCGCAGCCCTGGAGATCTCCAGGCAGCTGGGCACCATCCACGGCGTGACGTCCTCCGGCCCGCACAAACTCAACCGCCCGACCCGCCCGGACTGGTTCTTCGACCGCAAGCAGTACGGCGGTGTGTTGAACGACCTCGCGGTCCATGACATCGACGCCGCGCTGCTGTTCACCGGTCTCACCAGCGGGACCGTCAGCGGCGCGATCGTGGACACGTCGTACGGCGTGGCGACGCTCAGCGGACCCGGTGCGCTCATCACCGCCGGCGTGGACTGGATGAATCCAGCGGGCTCGCCGGTGCACGGCGACTACCGGATGAAGCTCGTCGGCAGCGAAGGCACCGCCGAACTGCTCTGGGCGCGCAACCGTCTCGTCCTCACCACGACCGAGCTCGCACCACACGACGTGCCGCTGCCGGCCGGCCACCGCCCCGCCGAGCTGCCCCTGCAGGCGCTTGCTGCAGGCAACGAACCGGACATCACCACGTCCCGCGGCCTGCTGGCCACGCGCCTCGCCCTGCTCGCCCAACAGTCCGCCGAGACCGGCGGCGTACCGCTTCCCTGGACGACTCCCTGA